Proteins encoded by one window of Mycoplasma capricolum subsp. capricolum ATCC 27343:
- a CDS encoding HIT family protein has translation MDCLFCKIINQEIPSYKVYENEYVYSFLDVKPVSNGHLLIIPKKHFENFSSCDDKYLQEVILAKKYLTNLLKEKLNPVGFNYLSNENPISGQTVLHYHEHIMPKYEKEKGFILKVEIADINEVKETFNKII, from the coding sequence ATGGATTGTTTATTTTGTAAAATTATTAATCAAGAAATTCCTTCTTATAAAGTTTATGAAAATGAATATGTTTATAGTTTTTTAGATGTTAAACCTGTAAGTAATGGACATTTATTAATAATTCCTAAAAAACATTTTGAAAACTTTAGCTCTTGTGATGATAAATATCTACAAGAAGTAATATTAGCTAAAAAATATTTAACTAACTTATTAAAAGAAAAATTAAATCCTGTAGGATTTAATTATTTATCAAATGAGAATCCAATTTCAGGACAAACTGTTTTACACTATCATGAACATATAATGCCAAAATATGAAAAAGAAAAAGGCTTTATATTAAAAGTTGAGATTGCTGATATTAATGAAGTAAAAGAAACTTTTAATAAAATAATATAA
- a CDS encoding type I phosphomannose isomerase catalytic subunit, whose protein sequence is MKILKLKPYFLKKVWGGNRLKDFGFDIKDNQNIGEAWVISAHENGMSYVISDDQYNNLSLKELFENHKELFNNYKGCYPLLVKIITASDYLSVQVHPDDNYALTHHNQLGKPESWYIIDANKDSELIYGHTARNKKELIDLVSQNKWDQLLKKVKVKANDFLFVAPGKVHAISPNLVIYELQRSSDITYRFYDYNRIDKTTNKPRQLDISNSIECTTIPDTNELIICNANNKVFSSKYFSLYVLECTNLKEFEVDEKCDWLQLTVISGSGYINEVFFKQAESAITINGVEKLIVKGKIKIIVSWIKNNE, encoded by the coding sequence ATGAAAATTTTAAAACTTAAACCTTATTTTTTAAAAAAAGTTTGGGGAGGAAATAGGTTAAAAGATTTTGGTTTTGATATAAAAGATAATCAAAACATTGGTGAAGCTTGAGTAATTTCAGCTCATGAAAATGGGATGAGTTATGTTATTAGTGATGATCAATACAATAATTTAAGTTTAAAAGAATTATTTGAGAATCATAAAGAACTTTTTAATAACTATAAAGGTTGTTATCCTTTATTAGTAAAAATTATTACTGCTAGTGATTATTTATCAGTTCAAGTGCATCCTGATGATAATTATGCTTTAACTCATCACAACCAATTAGGTAAACCTGAAAGTTGATATATAATTGATGCTAATAAAGATTCAGAATTAATTTATGGACATACGGCTAGAAATAAAAAAGAACTAATTGATTTAGTTAGTCAAAATAAATGAGATCAATTATTAAAAAAAGTTAAAGTTAAAGCAAATGATTTTTTATTTGTAGCTCCTGGTAAAGTTCACGCAATCTCACCTAATTTAGTAATTTATGAACTACAAAGATCTAGTGATATTACTTATAGATTTTATGATTATAACAGGATTGATAAAACTACAAACAAACCTAGACAATTAGATATTTCTAATTCAATAGAATGTACTACTATACCAGATACAAATGAGCTAATTATTTGTAATGCAAACAATAAAGTATTTTCTTCAAAATATTTTTCTTTATATGTTTTAGAATGTACTAATTTAAAAGAATTTGAAGTTGATGAAAAATGTGATTGATTACAATTAACTGTTATTAGTGGATCTGGATATATTAATGAAGTATTTTTTAAACAAGCAGAATCAGCTATTACTATTAATGGAGTTGAAAAACTAATAGTTAAAGGAAAAATTAAGATTATAGTATCTTGAATAAAAAATAATGAATAA
- a CDS encoding 3'-5' exoribonuclease YhaM family protein: MKKVKDINTKDNLIDAILRIERVVVSTGSSGNNYLILHLADSSGRIEARKWIVNEEDKQLLKPNAIILLKNTIVNEYRNILQLKIENYQILHEKDLIKYHLKKSDLYICAPLDIKTSFQELITLLNNINNQTYKTITINLIEKYKKEFLTFPAAMSIHHNVTSGLFWHSYTLVKNVLSLKENYFYANIDWDLLICGAILHDIGKVVEISDMNGSDYSFEGKLLGHISIGNAEINKLAEQLNLYKDQNNKINKDITLLQHMILASHGKKEFGSPIEPVLIEAVILSTLDDLDAKIYKINDELEKIELDNWTQRIISIDNKMFYKHKK, encoded by the coding sequence ATGAAAAAAGTTAAAGATATCAATACAAAAGATAATTTAATAGATGCTATTTTAAGAATAGAAAGAGTAGTAGTTTCAACTGGAAGTAGTGGAAATAATTATTTAATATTACACTTAGCTGATAGTAGTGGAAGAATTGAAGCTAGAAAATGAATAGTTAATGAAGAAGACAAACAGTTATTAAAACCAAATGCTATTATTTTATTAAAAAATACTATAGTTAATGAATATCGAAACATTTTACAATTAAAAATTGAAAATTATCAAATACTTCATGAAAAAGATTTAATTAAATATCATTTAAAAAAATCTGATTTATACATTTGTGCTCCTTTAGATATTAAAACTAGCTTTCAAGAGTTAATAACTCTTTTAAATAATATTAATAATCAAACTTATAAGACAATAACAATTAATTTAATAGAAAAGTATAAAAAAGAGTTTTTAACTTTTCCTGCTGCTATGAGTATTCATCACAATGTTACTAGCGGGTTATTTTGACATAGTTATACACTTGTAAAGAACGTTTTAAGTTTAAAAGAAAACTATTTTTATGCAAATATTGATTGAGATTTACTAATATGTGGAGCAATTTTACATGACATTGGTAAAGTAGTTGAAATTTCTGATATGAATGGAAGTGATTATAGTTTTGAAGGTAAATTACTAGGTCATATTTCAATTGGAAATGCTGAAATTAATAAGTTAGCTGAACAATTAAATCTTTATAAAGATCAAAATAATAAGATTAATAAAGATATTACTTTATTACAACATATGATTTTAGCTAGTCATGGTAAAAAAGAATTTGGTTCCCCGATTGAACCAGTATTAATAGAAGCTGTAATTTTATCAACACTTGATGATTTAGATGCTAAAATTTATAAAATTAATGATGAATTAGAAAAAATAGAACTAGATAATTGAACTCAAAGAATCATAAGTATAGATAATAAAATGTTTTACAAACATAAAAAATAG
- the trmFO gene encoding methylenetetrahydrofolate--tRNA-(uracil(54)-C(5))-methyltransferase (FADH(2)-oxidizing) TrmFO: MNKKVKIIGAGLAGCEAAYFLANNDIQVELYEVKTLIKNEVQKTNNFAELVCSNTFRSQSLLNAAGILKAEMRRLNSLVIKIADSCKIDGDDALAVDREDFSKKLTDVIKNHPNITIIEQNVSYIDDENDLTLIATGPLTTNELKEDIQRLIGKQKLFFMDASAPIITKDSIDFNKVYYSGRHKQGKYICCPLNEQEFNKFVDDLVNAEQVQLKEFEKSIFFKGCQPIEQLAKTSKKLLLKGPMSPNNLLDQNNQQPYAVVQLRQDDAKDSLYNMVGFQTNLKWPEQKRVFQTIPGLEKAKIVRYGVMHKNYYINSPKILNFKLQVIRKKNVFFAGQITGVEGYIESASSGIWAAINILAFINNKKIKPLPNTTILGALTNYITNSKIYSLKPMKCNLGILEQENKYQSNDKFYSYNNSKNSLENYIEQLNKILRTNI, encoded by the coding sequence ATGAATAAGAAAGTTAAAATTATTGGTGCTGGTTTAGCTGGTTGTGAAGCTGCATATTTTTTAGCAAATAATGATATACAAGTTGAATTATATGAAGTTAAAACTCTTATTAAAAATGAAGTTCAAAAAACAAATAACTTTGCTGAATTAGTATGTTCTAATACTTTTAGAAGTCAATCATTATTAAATGCTGCTGGTATTTTAAAAGCAGAAATGAGACGTTTGAACTCTCTAGTTATAAAAATAGCTGATAGTTGTAAAATTGATGGAGATGATGCACTAGCTGTTGATAGAGAAGATTTTTCAAAAAAACTAACTGATGTTATTAAAAATCATCCAAACATTACAATTATTGAACAAAATGTTAGTTATATTGATGATGAAAATGACTTAACATTAATAGCTACAGGACCTTTAACTACAAATGAGTTAAAAGAAGATATTCAAAGATTAATTGGAAAACAAAAACTATTTTTTATGGATGCTTCAGCCCCAATTATTACAAAAGATTCAATTGATTTTAATAAAGTTTATTATTCAGGAAGACACAAACAAGGTAAATATATTTGTTGTCCATTAAATGAACAAGAATTTAACAAATTTGTAGATGATTTAGTTAATGCAGAACAAGTACAATTAAAAGAATTTGAAAAATCAATCTTTTTTAAAGGTTGCCAACCAATTGAGCAACTTGCAAAAACTAGTAAAAAACTTCTTTTAAAAGGACCAATGTCACCAAATAATTTACTAGATCAAAATAATCAACAACCTTATGCAGTTGTGCAATTGCGTCAAGATGATGCAAAAGATAGTTTATATAATATGGTTGGATTTCAAACCAATTTAAAATGACCAGAACAAAAAAGAGTCTTTCAAACAATTCCAGGATTAGAGAAGGCAAAAATTGTTAGATATGGAGTAATGCATAAAAACTATTATATAAATTCTCCAAAAATTTTAAACTTTAAACTACAAGTAATTAGAAAGAAAAATGTCTTTTTTGCAGGACAAATTACTGGAGTTGAAGGGTATATTGAATCAGCTAGTTCAGGTATATGAGCTGCTATTAACATTCTAGCTTTTATTAATAATAAAAAAATAAAGCCTTTACCAAACACAACAATTTTAGGTGCACTAACTAACTATATAACTAATTCTAAAATCTATAGTTTAAAACCTATGAAATGTAATTTAGGTATTTTAGAACAAGAAAATAAATATCAAAGTAATGATAAATTTTACTCTTATAATAATTCTAAAAACTCTTTAGAAAATTATATAGAGCAATTAAATAAAATATTAAGAACAAATATTTAA
- a CDS encoding copper homeostasis protein CutC: MFLEVIAKDLNDIRVINNSRADRIEFCKNLEVGGLTPSLDEIILANQITLKPLHIMIRNNYKDFFFDDYELIKQLEMISVVQKLPNVHGIVIGALNNDYTINEDFLQRVNKIRGSLKITFNRAFDLVKDPINALNVLAKHKIDAVLTSGGTNINTGLEVIKQLVDLNLDIEILIGGGVDKNNIKQCLTVNNHIHLGRAIRNNSSWNSDILVDEINIFKDLDREQNNE, from the coding sequence ATGTTCTTAGAAGTGATTGCAAAAGATCTTAATGATATTAGAGTGATTAATAATTCTAGAGCTGATCGTATTGAATTTTGTAAAAATTTAGAAGTTGGTGGTTTAACTCCAAGTTTAGATGAAATTATTTTAGCTAATCAAATCACTTTAAAACCTTTACATATAATGATTAGAAATAACTATAAAGATTTCTTTTTTGATGATTATGAATTAATTAAGCAATTAGAAATGATTTCAGTTGTTCAAAAACTTCCAAATGTTCATGGAATTGTAATTGGAGCTTTAAACAATGACTATACAATTAATGAAGATTTTTTACAAAGAGTAAATAAAATTAGAGGGAGTTTAAAAATTACTTTTAATAGAGCTTTTGATTTAGTTAAAGATCCAATTAATGCTTTAAATGTTTTAGCTAAACATAAAATTGATGCTGTTTTAACTAGTGGAGGAACAAATATTAACACTGGTTTAGAAGTAATTAAACAGTTAGTTGATCTAAATTTAGATATTGAAATTTTAATTGGTGGTGGAGTTGATAAAAACAATATTAAACAATGTTTAACAGTTAATAATCATATTCATTTAGGTAGAGCTATAAGAAATAATTCATCTTGAAATTCAGATATTTTAGTAGATGAGATTAATATATTTAAAGATTTAGACAGAGAGCAAAATAATGAATAA
- a CDS encoding uracil-DNA glycosylase, whose product MNNLHPSWNKLFTSLNLFDQINNLITKAYSNNEIVFPKQDDVLNLFKLSDFNNIKVVIIGQDPYHDFNQANGIAFSSNHIKTPASLKNIFKELESDLNINHFNNNSLENWVKQGVFLINTIWTVVAHKPGSHTNLGWEKITKKILEQIILNNENVIFCLWGNFAIKMYDSLLVKSKFVFKSAHPSPLSYNKGFKNSKPFSKINNLLINQNSTPIDWSL is encoded by the coding sequence ATGAATAATTTACATCCTAGTTGAAATAAACTATTTACTAGTTTAAATTTATTTGACCAAATAAATAATTTAATCACTAAAGCTTATAGTAATAATGAAATTGTTTTTCCAAAACAAGATGATGTTTTAAATTTATTTAAATTAAGTGATTTTAATAATATTAAAGTAGTAATTATAGGTCAAGACCCATATCATGATTTTAATCAAGCAAATGGAATTGCTTTTAGTTCTAATCATATAAAAACTCCAGCTAGTTTAAAAAATATTTTTAAAGAATTAGAAAGTGATTTAAATATTAATCATTTTAATAATAATAGTTTAGAAAATTGAGTAAAACAAGGAGTGTTCTTAATAAATACTATTTGAACTGTTGTTGCTCATAAACCAGGTTCTCATACTAACTTAGGGTGAGAAAAAATTACTAAAAAGATTTTAGAACAAATTATTTTAAATAATGAAAATGTAATTTTTTGTTTATGAGGAAATTTTGCTATTAAAATGTATGATTCTTTACTAGTTAAATCTAAATTTGTTTTTAAATCAGCCCATCCTTCACCACTAAGTTATAATAAAGGTTTTAAAAATAGTAAACCCTTTAGTAAAATTAATAATTTATTAATAAATCAAAATTCTACACCTATTGATTGAAGTCTTTAA
- the metK gene encoding methionine adenosyltransferase translates to MNQNIEKRLFTSESVSEGHPDKICDQISDAILDEVLKQDKNAKVACEVFTTTNYLLIGGQISSTAIVDYEQVARDVLKKIGYVDDAYGINANTCKIDIKIESQSPDIAQGVELSNDQIGAGDQGIMFGYATNESKTYLPLAITIAHELVYNATSQRKKGLFKWARPDMKSQVTIDYTNINNPKIDTILMSIQHDPNYNEIEFKKYIKENIMDLVAKEFNLNTDFKVLINPTGRFVIGGPQGDTGLTGRKIIADTYGGYSRHGGGAFSGKDSTKVDRSAAYMCRYVAKNLVAAGLADKIEIQVSYAIGISQPISIFIETFNTHKVDLNTIYKAVYENFDFSVSSMIKTLDLKKPIFFKTSKYGHFGKKDLSWEKLDKIEVLKEYKKCS, encoded by the coding sequence ATGAATCAAAATATAGAAAAAAGATTGTTTACTAGTGAAAGTGTTAGTGAAGGACATCCTGATAAAATTTGTGATCAAATTTCAGATGCTATTTTAGATGAAGTACTAAAACAAGATAAAAATGCTAAAGTAGCTTGTGAAGTATTTACTACAACTAATTATTTACTGATTGGTGGTCAAATTAGTTCAACTGCAATTGTTGATTATGAACAAGTTGCAAGAGATGTATTAAAAAAAATTGGTTATGTTGATGATGCTTATGGTATTAATGCTAATACTTGTAAAATTGATATAAAAATTGAATCACAATCACCAGATATTGCCCAAGGTGTTGAATTAAGTAATGATCAAATCGGAGCTGGTGATCAAGGAATTATGTTTGGTTATGCTACAAATGAATCAAAAACATATTTACCACTAGCAATTACTATTGCTCATGAATTAGTTTATAATGCTACATCTCAAAGAAAAAAAGGTCTTTTTAAATGAGCAAGACCTGATATGAAATCTCAAGTTACAATTGATTATACAAATATTAATAATCCTAAAATTGATACTATTTTAATGTCTATTCAACATGATCCAAATTATAATGAAATTGAATTTAAAAAATATATTAAAGAAAATATAATGGATCTAGTTGCTAAAGAATTCAATTTAAATACTGATTTTAAAGTTTTAATTAATCCAACAGGTAGATTTGTAATTGGAGGACCACAAGGAGATACTGGTTTAACTGGAAGAAAAATTATAGCAGATACTTATGGTGGTTATTCAAGACATGGTGGTGGAGCTTTTAGTGGTAAAGATTCAACTAAAGTAGATCGTTCTGCTGCTTATATGTGTAGGTATGTTGCAAAAAACTTAGTAGCTGCTGGTTTAGCTGATAAAATAGAAATTCAAGTAAGTTATGCTATTGGAATTAGTCAACCAATTTCAATTTTTATAGAAACTTTTAATACACATAAAGTAGATCTAAATACTATTTATAAAGCAGTTTATGAAAATTTTGATTTTAGTGTAAGTAGTATGATAAAAACTTTAGATTTAAAAAAACCAATCTTTTTTAAAACTTCTAAATATGGGCACTTTGGTAAAAAAGATTTATCATGAGAAAAATTAGATAAAATAGAAGTACTAAAGGAGTATAAAAAATGTTCTTAG